In Brassica napus cultivar Da-Ae chromosome A3, Da-Ae, whole genome shotgun sequence, the sequence CATACGTTAGAGAGGGAATGGAACTCTCCAGAACCTCTTACCACTTGTCTTAAGATCTCTTTTATCCTAGTaccttccttttttttaattaataattatcttCTCCATCCTCTTTTGTTTGGTCAACTAAGCATATTTTGAGAGTTGTGTGAATAAAAAAGATCGGATTACCATATTAACTTGTGTAAGTAATTTTTGTAATTACACTTTCATATAAAATGTggatattaatatctatttacatCACATCCCGTACAAGTTGGattgacatttttatttttaaacacacaaaatttgaattaattatatatttacacatgactagtaaaaagaaaatgctaatatataaagggcaaatctccaaaatagcacatttctaagtttatatcacaaaaatagcactcaaaaactaaaatgaccaaaatagcattttatcttttgaaaaatttaaatttttttaattttcaaaatttgaaatcttatccccaaaacctcacttctcaactctaaaccctaaaacctaaattctaaaccctaaatcctaaattctaaaccctaaaccccatccattgagtgctatttttgtgacttttggccttgagtgctagtttgggaacaaaaacttgatttagtgttattttggtctttttctcttatATAAACTCTATATTACTCCAACTTATAACTtgtgtaaataatttttgtaattacaCTTTCATATAAAATGTGGATAAATATCAATTACATCATATCCCATGCAAGTtcgatttgttatttttatttttttaaacacaaaatccgaattatttttatgtatatgacTATTAGTAAAAGAAAATGCTAATATACTCCCTAATATATtggatctgttttttttctttcaacaaGTTAGATcagtttaaatataaaaatgctgaactattttctaaaaattgtaaaaagtaAGAAATCACATACAAACTAAAAGAGATAAATTtaacaattaaaatacataatccGTGCGCAGCttggaaaaaatattaatcacaACATAGATATATCATTTGTATATagtataagaaaaacaaaaatattacaaaactcATTTGCAGAGAAAATTTTGAAGCTGTGAATATGAATAATGAGAAGGAATGTATATTTATAGACAACCATTTCGTAAAAGAAAAAAGTTGAAAAAAGGATGCTCATGCATTGGGCCACCCAGCTTCCTCCTTTTATTTGcagatgaaaaataaataacacgTAAAACTAAACTGCATCCAGTGCTTTTATTCTGCATGTGTCCCGTTACACTCAATGCCTAATTCTTTCTAACTACTCCGAAACTCAAACGCACACGGAACCCGATAAAACCAACTTAAGCACACTTGGGGTTCCGGGAGAGCATTTTCTCGCTCAACTTTCTCTCGCTTAGATATAAACTTGTACTATAAGTTAATTAGCTTTAGATTgggtaaatatattttcttcttttcttcgtCTCTCACCATTTCTGCAGACTCCCAGATAAAGAGAAGCTTCTTGGTGGAGATCTAAAGAAGAAAGTAAGAAACTTTTACAACTAATGGTTTTGTTGTATTTGTTATTTTTCCTCTAGATCACTTTGTGTTTGCATAGgaagcttgattttgttacAAATCTCCTTAAGACTTTTCCTGTCTGATTTTAAACGTATGAAAGATGGAAACTTTGTAGGGTTTTTTATTGTTTCTTATGTTCTTCTTGTGGTTGTTCTTTCAGAAACGAGAGACAGAGTTGATTggagaaggaggaggaagaggcaATGGCGGCTAGGTATTGGTGTTATATGTGTTCACAAGCTGTGAATCCTATCATTGACGACTACGAGATCAAATGTTCTCATTGCGGAAGCGAGTTCGTTGAGGAAATGGGCGAAGAGATTGAATTCGGTAGAAGGTTTAGGAGGACAGAGTTTGGTGTGGATAATGATGAGGTCAATATTGCTGATGTTGATGGAAATGATAATCATCGTCGTAGTCGTCATCGAGACAGGGAACATGAACGAGAGATTGAATTAGATCGGGCTGCAGTATTGCAGTTGATTCAAGACACAGATCGGATTTTTGACCGCTTGCTTCATAGTGTAGATGATGACGATTCAATAAGGCGACAATGGACTCTTCCAGCACGAAATGAAGCAGTGGAGAATCTCCCAACGGTTAAAGTATGTGAGCCGTTGACATGTTCAGTTTGTTTGGAGGACTTTGCGAAAGGAAGTGAAGCTAAAGAAATGCCATGTAAGCACAAGTTTCACATACAGTGTATAGTACCGTGGCTTGAGCTTCACAGTTC encodes:
- the LOC106442213 gene encoding E3 ubiquitin-protein ligase SIRP1, with product MAARYWCYMCSQAVNPIIDDYEIKCSHCGSEFVEEMGEEIEFGRRFRRTEFGVDNDEVNIADVDGNDNHRRSRHRDREHEREIELDRAAVLQLIQDTDRIFDRLLHSVDDDDSIRRQWTLPARNEAVENLPTVKVCEPLTCSVCLEDFAKGSEAKEMPCKHKFHIQCIVPWLELHSSCPVCRYVLSDLSNENVEADARNNSISHGTI